A window of Sphingobacterium sp. SRCM116780 contains these coding sequences:
- the obgE gene encoding GTPase ObgE: MAQGSNFVDYVKVCCRSGHGGSGSAHLHRDKTTMKGGPDGGDGGRGGHIILKGNTQLWTLLHLKYRKHIIASGGESGSSATSTGASGKDEILEVPAGTVAKDAETGEVLFEITEDGETKILTPGGRGGLGNWHFKSSTQQTPRFAQPGMPGQERWIILELKVLADVGLVGFPNAGKSTLLSVVSAAKPEIANYPFTTLVPNLGIVSYRDSKSFVMADIPGIIEGASEGKGLGYRFLRHIERNSVLLFMVPADTERTIKQEYDILLNELSVYNPELRDKPKLLAITKSDMLDDELEREMEKEVPEGLPYIFISSVAGKNIVQLKDMIWKAINS, encoded by the coding sequence TGGCGCAAGGCTCGAATTTTGTTGATTATGTGAAGGTGTGTTGTCGATCAGGACACGGTGGGTCAGGTTCTGCGCATTTACATCGAGATAAGACAACCATGAAGGGAGGACCTGATGGTGGTGATGGTGGTCGTGGTGGTCATATTATTTTAAAAGGTAATACCCAGTTGTGGACATTATTGCATCTCAAGTACAGAAAGCATATTATTGCTTCTGGTGGAGAGTCCGGAAGTTCGGCTACAAGTACAGGTGCTTCGGGGAAAGACGAGATTTTGGAGGTCCCTGCTGGTACAGTTGCTAAAGATGCTGAAACGGGTGAGGTTTTATTCGAAATCACAGAAGATGGCGAAACGAAAATTCTGACTCCAGGTGGGAGAGGTGGTCTTGGTAACTGGCATTTCAAATCTTCGACACAACAAACACCTCGCTTTGCACAACCTGGTATGCCAGGACAAGAGCGTTGGATTATTTTGGAGTTGAAAGTATTGGCAGACGTTGGTTTAGTTGGTTTTCCAAATGCTGGAAAATCTACGTTATTATCCGTTGTTTCTGCAGCAAAACCAGAGATTGCGAATTATCCATTTACAACGTTAGTTCCCAACTTGGGGATTGTCAGCTATCGCGATAGCAAATCTTTTGTGATGGCAGATATTCCAGGTATTATTGAAGGAGCATCAGAAGGAAAAGGATTAGGTTACCGATTCTTAAGACATATTGAGCGTAATTCCGTTTTATTATTTATGGTACCTGCTGATACCGAGCGAACAATCAAACAAGAATATGATATTCTATTGAATGAACTATCGGTTTACAATCCTGAACTACGTGATAAACCAAAGCTATTGGCCATTACCAAATCGGATATGTTAGATGATGAGTTGGAGCGCGAGATGGAAAAAGAAGTTCCAGAAGGATTGCCGTATATTTTTATCTCTTCCGTAGCTGGCAAAAATATTGTACAGCTGAAAGATATGATTTGGAAAGCGATAAATTCGTAG
- a CDS encoding TM2 domain-containing protein translates to MNQLGQKYCVSCGTLINGQAEICPTCGVRQPVYGYQQQNFNGPLKDERWLACLLFCIFLGPLGVHRFYVGKIGTGILQLVTLGGCGIWYLIDMVFIIIGKFTDSEGNVISNGGL, encoded by the coding sequence ATGAATCAATTAGGTCAAAAATATTGTGTTTCTTGTGGTACTTTAATTAATGGGCAAGCTGAAATTTGTCCAACCTGTGGAGTAAGACAACCTGTTTATGGCTATCAGCAGCAAAATTTTAACGGTCCATTGAAAGATGAACGTTGGTTGGCCTGTCTCTTATTTTGTATTTTTTTAGGTCCACTTGGTGTTCATCGTTTTTATGTAGGTAAGATCGGTACAGGTATCCTTCAACTCGTTACGTTGGGTGGTTGTGGGATTTGGTATCTGATCGATATGGTATTTATTATTATTGGGAAGTTTACGGATTCGGAAGGAAATGTCATTAGCAATGGGGGATTGTAG